A region of Paractinoplanes abujensis DNA encodes the following proteins:
- the cobN gene encoding cobaltochelatase subunit CobN, giving the protein MFLLLSTSDTDLLSARASGSAWRLANPARTGVADLPALLTDVTLVVVRILGGRRAWEEGLDALLAGPVPVVVLGGEQAPDAELMKLSTVPAGVAAEAHAYLAQGGSDNLAAVHDFLSDTVLLTGHGFAPPQAAPDWGPLPRETTATGPTVAVLYYRAHHMAGNTAFVEALCRAIEAKGGRPLPLFTSSLRTAPEDLLAELRKADALVVTVLAAGGTKPATVTAGGDDEAWDVGVLAGLDVPILQALCLTSSRAKWEASDDGLSPLDAATQVAIPEFDGRIITVPFSFKEIDPDGLSIYVADPERAARVAGIAVAHARLRHIPPAERRIVVMLSAYPTKHSRIGNAVGLDTPASTVALLAALRERGYRIGSFGDYDGDGLIHALIAAGGQDPDWLTEDQLAENKVRINGERYGDWFATLPDDLRASMTTHWGPAPGELYVDNGDIVLAALQDENVVVMVQPPRGFGANPVAIYHDPDLPPSHHYLAAYRWVADEFGAHAVVHVGKHGNLEWLPGKNVGMSASDGTDAALGDLPLIYPFLVNDPGEGTQAKRRAHATLVDHLIPPMARAESYGDIARLEQLLDEHANIAALDPAKLPAIRAQIWTLIQAARMDHDLGQSDRPDDEEFDEFILHVDGWLCEVKDVQIRDGLHILGAAPQGEARVNLVLSMLRAKQMWAGQVAALPGLREALGLAEEASTAETDRVEALAHALVSGMEEAGWPTDRAHIAELSGTHGVGGERVQDVLAFAATEIVPRLDRTTDELTNLLHALDGGYVPAGPSGSPLRGLINVLPTGRNFYSVDPKAIPSALAWETGQAMAESLLKRYREDYGDWPRSVGLSAWGTSAMRTAGDDIAEILALIGVRPIWDPASRRVTGLEPITRDELGRPRIDVTVRISGFFRDAFPHVVAMLDDAFRMIAELDEPENFVREHALADRDDHGDWRRATTRIFGSRPGAYGAGILPLIDSRNWRTDKDLAEVYAVWGGFAYGRDLDGVPARPDMENAYKRIDVAAKNIDTREHDIADSDDYFQYHGGMIATVRALTGKAPAAYVGDSTNPDATRTRSLTEETARIFRARVVNPRWIAAMRRHGYKGAFELAATVDYLFGFDATAGVVTDYMYEQLAATYALDPENQKFFQQSNPWALHSVTERLLEAAERKLWDSPDPDTLNALQQLYLETEGDIEDS; this is encoded by the coding sequence GTGTTCCTGCTGCTGTCGACCTCCGACACCGATCTGCTCAGTGCCCGGGCCAGCGGCTCGGCATGGCGCCTGGCCAACCCGGCCCGGACGGGTGTGGCCGACCTGCCCGCCCTGCTCACCGACGTGACGCTGGTCGTCGTGCGGATCCTCGGCGGGCGCCGGGCCTGGGAGGAGGGGCTCGACGCGCTGCTGGCCGGGCCGGTCCCGGTCGTCGTGCTGGGTGGCGAGCAGGCCCCGGACGCCGAGCTGATGAAGCTGTCGACGGTGCCGGCCGGGGTGGCTGCCGAGGCGCACGCGTATCTGGCTCAGGGCGGCTCGGACAACTTGGCCGCGGTGCACGACTTCCTCTCCGACACGGTGCTGCTGACCGGGCACGGGTTCGCCCCGCCGCAGGCCGCACCCGACTGGGGGCCGCTGCCGCGCGAGACGACGGCGACCGGGCCCACTGTCGCGGTGCTCTACTACCGCGCGCACCACATGGCCGGTAACACCGCGTTCGTCGAGGCGCTGTGCCGCGCGATCGAGGCCAAGGGCGGGCGCCCCCTGCCGTTGTTCACGTCGTCCCTGCGTACGGCGCCGGAGGATCTGCTGGCCGAGTTGCGTAAGGCGGACGCCCTGGTGGTCACCGTGCTCGCGGCCGGCGGCACGAAGCCGGCCACGGTCACCGCGGGCGGCGACGACGAGGCGTGGGACGTCGGCGTGCTGGCGGGCCTGGACGTGCCGATCCTGCAGGCGCTGTGCCTGACCAGCTCGCGGGCCAAGTGGGAGGCCAGCGACGACGGCTTGTCCCCGCTGGACGCGGCCACCCAGGTGGCGATCCCGGAGTTCGACGGCCGGATCATCACGGTCCCGTTCTCGTTCAAAGAGATCGACCCGGACGGGCTCTCCATCTACGTGGCCGACCCCGAGCGTGCGGCCCGGGTCGCCGGCATCGCGGTCGCGCACGCCCGGCTGCGGCACATCCCGCCGGCCGAGCGGCGGATCGTGGTGATGCTCTCGGCGTACCCGACCAAGCATTCCCGCATCGGCAACGCGGTCGGCCTGGACACCCCGGCCTCGACCGTTGCGCTGCTGGCGGCCCTGCGTGAGCGCGGCTACCGGATCGGCTCGTTCGGCGACTACGACGGCGACGGGCTGATCCACGCCCTGATCGCGGCGGGCGGCCAGGACCCGGACTGGCTCACCGAGGACCAGCTGGCCGAGAACAAGGTGCGGATCAACGGCGAGCGGTACGGCGACTGGTTCGCCACCTTGCCCGACGATCTGCGCGCATCGATGACCACACATTGGGGGCCGGCGCCGGGCGAGTTGTACGTCGACAACGGCGACATCGTGCTGGCCGCGCTTCAGGACGAGAACGTGGTCGTCATGGTGCAGCCGCCGCGTGGGTTCGGGGCCAACCCGGTGGCCATTTATCACGACCCCGACCTGCCGCCCTCGCACCACTACCTGGCCGCGTACCGCTGGGTCGCCGACGAGTTCGGCGCGCACGCGGTGGTGCACGTGGGCAAGCACGGCAACCTGGAATGGCTGCCCGGCAAGAACGTGGGCATGTCGGCCTCGGACGGCACCGACGCCGCTCTGGGTGACCTGCCGTTGATCTATCCGTTCCTGGTCAACGACCCGGGCGAGGGCACGCAGGCCAAGCGCCGGGCCCACGCCACACTGGTCGACCACCTGATCCCGCCGATGGCCCGGGCCGAGTCGTACGGGGACATCGCCCGCCTCGAGCAGCTGCTCGACGAGCACGCCAACATCGCCGCGCTCGACCCGGCCAAGCTGCCGGCGATCCGGGCCCAGATCTGGACGCTGATCCAGGCCGCGCGGATGGACCACGATCTGGGTCAGTCGGACCGGCCCGACGACGAGGAGTTCGACGAGTTCATCCTGCACGTCGACGGGTGGCTGTGCGAGGTCAAGGACGTGCAGATCCGCGACGGGCTGCACATCCTGGGCGCGGCGCCACAGGGCGAGGCGCGGGTCAACCTGGTGCTGTCGATGCTGCGGGCGAAGCAGATGTGGGCGGGGCAGGTCGCGGCGCTCCCCGGGCTCAGGGAGGCGCTCGGGCTCGCCGAGGAGGCGTCCACCGCCGAGACCGACCGGGTCGAGGCCCTCGCGCACGCTCTGGTCAGCGGGATGGAGGAAGCCGGCTGGCCGACCGATCGAGCTCACATTGCGGAGCTGTCCGGAACGCACGGGGTGGGCGGGGAGCGGGTGCAGGACGTCCTCGCGTTCGCGGCGACCGAGATCGTGCCGCGACTCGACCGTACGACCGACGAGCTGACCAACCTGCTGCACGCGCTGGACGGCGGCTACGTGCCGGCCGGCCCGAGCGGCTCCCCCCTGCGCGGCCTGATCAACGTGCTGCCCACCGGCCGCAACTTCTACTCGGTCGACCCCAAGGCGATCCCGAGCGCGCTGGCCTGGGAGACCGGTCAGGCGATGGCCGAGTCGCTGCTCAAGCGCTACCGCGAGGACTACGGCGACTGGCCCCGCTCGGTCGGCCTCTCGGCCTGGGGCACCAGCGCCATGCGTACGGCCGGTGACGACATCGCCGAGATTCTCGCCCTCATCGGCGTACGCCCGATCTGGGATCCGGCCTCGCGCCGGGTGACCGGTCTCGAACCGATCACCCGCGACGAGCTCGGCCGCCCCCGGATCGACGTCACCGTCCGCATCTCGGGTTTCTTCCGCGATGCCTTCCCGCACGTCGTGGCCATGCTCGACGACGCGTTCCGGATGATCGCCGAGCTCGACGAGCCGGAGAACTTCGTCCGCGAGCACGCCCTGGCCGACCGCGACGACCACGGCGACTGGCGGCGGGCCACCACCCGCATCTTCGGGTCGCGACCGGGGGCGTACGGGGCCGGGATCCTGCCTTTGATCGACAGCCGGAACTGGCGCACCGACAAGGATCTGGCCGAGGTGTACGCGGTGTGGGGCGGCTTCGCGTACGGCCGTGACCTCGACGGTGTGCCCGCCCGGCCCGACATGGAGAACGCGTACAAGCGGATCGACGTGGCGGCCAAGAACATCGACACCCGCGAGCACGACATCGCCGACTCGGACGACTACTTCCAGTACCACGGCGGCATGATCGCCACGGTGCGCGCGCTGACCGGCAAGGCCCCCGCGGCGTACGTGGGTGACTCGACCAACCCGGACGCCACCCGCACGCGCAGCCTGACCGAGGAGACCGCACGCATCTTCCGGGCCCGGGTCGTCAACCCGCGCTGGATCGCCGCGATGCGCCGGCACGGCTACAAGGGCGCCTTCGAGCTGGCCGCCACTGTCGACTACCTGTTCGGTTTCGACGCCACCGCCGGCGTGGTCACCGACTACATGTACGAGCAGCTCGCGGCGACGTACGCCCTGGACCCGGAGAACCAGAAGTTCTTCCAGCAGTCCAACCCGTGGGCCCTGCACAGCGTCACCGAACGCCTGCTCGAGGCGGCCGAACGCAAGCTCTGGGACTCCCCGGACCCGGACACGCTGAACGCCCTGCAGCAGCTCTATCTGGAAACCGAGGGTGACATCGAGGACAGCTAG
- a CDS encoding response regulator transcription factor, with the protein MRVMLADDAVLFREGMSRILTDVGFTVTGQAGDGRALLALVRADPPDVAVIDLRMPPSFSDEGIETAAAIRAAAPGVGLMLLSQYVEVHHALRLMTDFDGGVGYLLKDRVSDLAAFGADIRKVGRGETVIDPELVARLVARRRERDPLDRLTDRERAVLALMARGLSNTAVAADLHLAVKTVEAHVTSIFTKLGLIQDDREHRRVLAVLTFLRA; encoded by the coding sequence GTGCGCGTGATGCTGGCCGACGACGCCGTGCTCTTCCGCGAGGGCATGTCCCGCATCCTGACCGACGTCGGCTTCACCGTGACCGGGCAGGCCGGCGACGGACGCGCCCTGCTCGCTCTGGTGCGCGCCGACCCGCCCGACGTCGCCGTGATCGACCTGCGCATGCCGCCGTCCTTCTCCGACGAGGGCATCGAGACGGCGGCCGCGATCCGGGCCGCCGCCCCCGGGGTGGGGCTGATGCTGCTCTCCCAATACGTCGAGGTGCACCACGCGCTGCGGCTGATGACCGACTTCGACGGCGGCGTGGGTTACCTGCTCAAGGACCGCGTGTCCGACCTGGCCGCGTTCGGCGCCGACATCCGCAAAGTGGGCCGCGGCGAGACCGTCATCGACCCGGAGCTGGTGGCCCGGCTGGTCGCCCGGCGCCGCGAACGTGACCCGCTGGACCGGCTGACCGACCGGGAACGGGCCGTGCTCGCGCTGATGGCCCGGGGCCTGTCCAACACCGCCGTCGCCGCCGACCTGCACCTGGCCGTCAAGACCGTCGAGGCCCACGTGACCTCGATCTTCACCAAGCTCGGGCTGATCCAGGACGACCGCGAGCACCGCCGGGTGCTCGCGGTCCTGACCTTCCTGCGGGCCTAG
- a CDS encoding DUF1996 domain-containing protein: MRARILVAAALLATSAIAIATRADAADTLISQGKTATASSSESAAFPASNAVDGNLGTRWSSAFSDPQWLQVDLGASATISSVVLNWEAAYARGFSLKTSANGSSWTTIYNTTNGAGGRQALTVSGTGRYVRLETTVRATQWGVSLTEFQVYGSGGGGGTTPTIPPGAVRVAEFLADCPFSHRLPDDPIIFPGLPGASHMHSFFGSTVTNAYSTTQDLLNANSNCNPSIDKSSYWIPTFYNGNTPVEPTTGIFYYLGEGVRDDLIAQTQPFPLGLRIVAGNAKATGPNDNTISRWSCLHAGEVGSSHDFVTCPPGTMLESYLDFPHCWDGVNLDSPDHKSHMAYPVNNACPASHPVVVPKLRQVMRYPVNGNPANFRLASGPGYTMHGDFFNAWPVDELARRVNDCIRPIIKCGTDGRP, encoded by the coding sequence GTGAGGGCCCGCATCCTCGTCGCCGCGGCGCTGCTGGCCACCTCGGCGATCGCGATCGCGACCCGCGCCGATGCCGCCGACACCCTGATCTCGCAGGGCAAGACGGCCACCGCGTCGTCGTCGGAGTCCGCGGCGTTCCCCGCCTCGAACGCGGTCGACGGCAATCTCGGCACCCGCTGGTCGAGCGCGTTCAGCGACCCGCAGTGGCTGCAGGTCGACCTGGGCGCTTCGGCCACCATCTCGTCGGTGGTGCTCAACTGGGAGGCCGCGTACGCCCGCGGCTTCAGCCTCAAGACGTCGGCCAACGGCTCCTCGTGGACGACGATCTACAACACCACCAACGGCGCCGGCGGCCGGCAGGCCCTGACGGTCAGCGGGACCGGGCGTTACGTCCGGCTCGAGACCACCGTACGGGCCACGCAGTGGGGTGTTTCCCTGACGGAGTTCCAGGTGTACGGCAGTGGGGGCGGCGGTGGCACCACGCCCACGATCCCGCCGGGCGCCGTACGGGTGGCCGAGTTCCTGGCCGACTGCCCGTTCAGCCACCGGTTGCCGGACGACCCGATCATCTTCCCGGGGTTGCCGGGGGCGTCGCACATGCACAGCTTCTTCGGCAGCACCGTGACGAACGCCTACAGCACCACGCAGGACCTGCTCAACGCGAACAGCAACTGCAACCCGTCGATCGACAAGTCGTCGTACTGGATCCCGACCTTCTACAACGGCAACACCCCGGTCGAGCCGACCACCGGCATCTTCTACTACCTGGGGGAGGGGGTGCGCGACGACCTGATCGCGCAGACCCAGCCGTTCCCGCTCGGCCTGCGCATCGTGGCCGGCAACGCGAAGGCCACCGGGCCCAACGACAACACCATCTCGCGGTGGTCGTGTCTGCACGCGGGTGAGGTGGGCTCGTCGCACGACTTCGTCACCTGCCCGCCGGGCACGATGCTGGAGTCGTACCTCGACTTCCCGCACTGCTGGGACGGCGTCAACCTGGACTCGCCTGATCACAAGAGCCACATGGCGTACCCGGTGAACAACGCCTGCCCGGCCAGCCACCCGGTCGTGGTGCCGAAGCTGCGGCAGGTCATGCGGTACCCGGTCAACGGCAACCCGGCGAACTTCCGGCTGGCCTCCGGGCCGGGTTACACGATGCACGGCGACTTCTTCAACGCCTGGCCGGTGG
- a CDS encoding sensor histidine kinase: protein MSRAGVLGRAAGVVAAALVAAGFALGWHVANLHNGLIAATFTAVGLYVVHRRPGNREGRLFVAVGLAHAVMFTGRQYALHPGPLPGAEWIGWFGVWPLPLVLVLVGVAVMSFPDGRLPSRGWRPVVGVLAVAGLALSTTSALWPVEYARTGLVAGHPLTLAGAAAAQELYDAVRPVAYLLFQLTWAACVVVRVRRAHGDEARQLRWFLYAVTVSAAVMVLGLALWGSPLAGTLAVPFVAVAAGAAILRYRLYDIDPVINKSLVFGAMAAVVTLGYAVVVTGIGRLVDGYGTLLSLIATGLVAVAFEPLRRRVQRLADRLVYGHRATPYEALSRLSGHLTAPTGGLLAALTATVADAVGAHQVVLWTGPADALRPVSMWPATVPLPAAPDIETLVPIRYDERFLGAITVAKGGPANGRTGVATELSAAERRLVGDLAAQAGLVLELRATAQRLVAAGDAARRRLERDLHDGAQQRLVTVAMELGAVVRLAAANGSDAVAARAEGVRAQLLEATAELREMARGLHPAVLTQDGLEAAAGFLADRSPLPVRLTVDVPRRLPAEVESTAYFVISEGLTNAAKHSGAATVAVTLTGDEPGLRVEVADDGHGGAAITSGGGLEGLADRLATMDARLVVESGPGGTTLRTVIPCA, encoded by the coding sequence GTGAGCCGCGCCGGGGTGCTGGGACGGGCGGCGGGCGTGGTGGCGGCCGCGCTCGTCGCCGCCGGCTTCGCGCTCGGCTGGCACGTCGCCAACCTCCACAACGGCCTGATCGCGGCCACTTTCACCGCGGTCGGCCTCTACGTGGTGCACCGCCGCCCCGGCAACCGGGAGGGCCGGCTCTTCGTGGCCGTCGGCCTGGCCCATGCGGTGATGTTCACCGGCCGCCAGTACGCCCTGCACCCGGGCCCGCTGCCCGGCGCGGAGTGGATCGGCTGGTTCGGGGTCTGGCCCCTGCCGCTCGTGCTGGTGCTGGTCGGTGTGGCCGTGATGAGCTTTCCCGACGGACGCCTGCCGTCGCGCGGGTGGCGTCCGGTCGTCGGTGTCCTGGCCGTCGCCGGGCTGGCGCTGTCCACGACGTCGGCCCTGTGGCCGGTCGAGTACGCCCGCACCGGGCTGGTCGCCGGTCATCCCCTGACGCTTGCGGGCGCGGCCGCGGCGCAGGAGTTGTACGACGCCGTCCGTCCGGTGGCCTATCTGCTCTTTCAGCTGACCTGGGCGGCCTGTGTCGTCGTGCGGGTCCGGCGGGCCCACGGCGACGAGGCCCGCCAGCTGCGCTGGTTCCTGTACGCCGTGACGGTGTCCGCCGCGGTCATGGTGCTCGGCCTGGCACTGTGGGGTTCACCGCTCGCGGGCACGCTGGCCGTCCCGTTCGTCGCTGTCGCGGCGGGCGCGGCGATCCTGCGGTACCGCCTCTACGACATCGACCCGGTGATCAACAAGTCGCTGGTGTTCGGCGCGATGGCCGCGGTCGTCACGCTCGGCTACGCCGTGGTCGTGACCGGGATCGGGCGCCTCGTCGACGGCTACGGCACCCTGCTGTCGCTGATCGCCACCGGCCTCGTCGCCGTCGCCTTCGAGCCGCTGCGCCGGCGGGTGCAGCGGCTCGCCGACCGGCTCGTCTACGGGCACCGGGCCACCCCGTACGAGGCCCTGTCGCGCCTTTCCGGGCACCTCACCGCGCCCACCGGTGGGCTGCTGGCCGCGCTGACGGCAACGGTCGCCGACGCCGTGGGGGCCCACCAGGTCGTGCTGTGGACCGGCCCGGCCGACGCCTTGCGTCCCGTCTCGATGTGGCCGGCGACGGTGCCGCTCCCGGCCGCCCCGGACATCGAGACCCTCGTCCCGATCCGCTACGACGAGCGCTTCCTGGGCGCGATCACGGTCGCCAAGGGCGGCCCGGCCAACGGCCGGACCGGGGTTGCGACCGAGCTCTCCGCGGCCGAACGCCGGCTCGTCGGCGACCTGGCCGCGCAGGCCGGGCTGGTGCTGGAGCTGCGGGCCACCGCGCAGCGGCTGGTCGCGGCGGGGGACGCCGCGCGCCGCCGGCTCGAGCGGGACCTGCACGACGGCGCGCAGCAGCGCCTCGTGACCGTTGCCATGGAGCTGGGTGCGGTGGTCCGGCTGGCCGCGGCGAACGGTTCCGATGCGGTCGCCGCGCGGGCGGAGGGCGTACGGGCGCAATTGCTCGAGGCGACCGCCGAGCTGCGGGAGATGGCGCGCGGCCTGCACCCGGCGGTGCTGACGCAGGACGGGCTCGAAGCCGCGGCCGGTTTCCTGGCCGACCGTTCCCCGCTGCCGGTCCGGCTGACCGTCGACGTGCCGCGCCGCCTGCCGGCCGAGGTCGAGTCGACGGCCTACTTCGTGATCAGCGAGGGTCTGACCAACGCGGCCAAGCATTCCGGGGCGGCCACGGTGGCCGTCACCCTCACCGGCGACGAACCGGGCCTGCGGGTCGAGGTGGCGGACGACGGCCACGGCGGCGCCGCGATCACCTCCGGCGGCGGCCTCGAAGGCCTGGCCGACCGGCTCGCCACCATGGACGCCCGCCTGGTCGTGGAGAGTGGACCCGGCGGCACCACCCTGCGGACGGTGATTCCGTGCGCGTGA
- a CDS encoding galactose-binding domain-containing protein gives MTSPVLDGLGTPRNSKRLSPARILTLGAALFGLIAAYFVVTTQNAQAAEVVVSQGKPATASSTEVAGAYLPGEAVDGNNGTRWASAFTANAWWQVDLGAATAVSRIAINWEGAYAKGFNVQFSTNGTSFTQAYTTTTGAGGQQSIAVTGTARYVRINLTERALPAYGYSFWEFQVFSGGPTTPPTTPPTTPPTTPPGGTTRLLSYNKPAQASTWQNDVNCNPCSPDKAFDNDPASRWATSSTNGWVDPGWISVDLGATATISQVVLQWDPAYGKSYQIQVSNDNVNWTPIFSTTTGDGLKDVINATGTGRYVRMYGTQRSSAYGYSLWEFSVYGTGGAPNNPPAPPADPSFPASRLVFEDNFNDPAGTKPSTAKWTYDPGVPQNGEIQYYTPNSENAQTDGQGSLVIEARRQDYQGRQYTSARMNTGGKFSAQYGRFEARIKVPKGNGLWPAFWMMGEDFLSGRPWPYNGEIDIMEVLGRNTNEMYTTLHAPAYNGGGGYGQKNAAGVDLSQDFHVYAAEWDSKGIRFFLDGRQVFNADKATVENTRGPWIFDHKFYLILNLAVGGDFPGPIDATTPFPSRMLVDYVRVYQ, from the coding sequence ATGACATCCCCGGTCCTGGACGGGCTCGGGACGCCTCGTAACAGCAAGAGGTTGTCCCCGGCCCGGATTCTCACGCTCGGCGCGGCCCTCTTCGGGCTGATCGCCGCCTACTTCGTCGTGACCACCCAGAACGCGCAGGCGGCCGAGGTGGTCGTCTCGCAGGGCAAGCCCGCCACGGCCAGCTCGACCGAGGTGGCCGGCGCCTACCTGCCCGGCGAGGCCGTCGACGGCAACAACGGCACCCGCTGGGCCAGCGCGTTCACCGCGAACGCGTGGTGGCAGGTCGACCTCGGCGCGGCCACCGCGGTCAGCCGGATCGCCATCAACTGGGAGGGGGCCTACGCCAAGGGCTTCAACGTCCAGTTCTCGACCAACGGCACGAGCTTCACCCAGGCGTACACCACCACGACCGGCGCCGGCGGCCAGCAGAGCATCGCGGTCACCGGCACCGCCCGGTACGTGCGGATCAACCTGACCGAGCGCGCGCTTCCGGCGTACGGCTACTCGTTCTGGGAGTTCCAGGTGTTCTCGGGCGGCCCGACGACCCCGCCCACCACCCCGCCGACGACGCCCCCCACGACCCCGCCGGGCGGCACCACGCGGCTGCTCTCCTACAACAAGCCCGCGCAGGCCAGCACCTGGCAGAACGACGTCAACTGCAACCCGTGCAGCCCGGACAAGGCGTTCGACAACGACCCGGCCAGCCGCTGGGCCACCAGTTCGACGAACGGCTGGGTGGACCCGGGCTGGATCTCGGTCGACCTGGGCGCGACGGCCACCATCAGCCAGGTCGTGCTGCAGTGGGACCCGGCGTACGGGAAGAGCTATCAGATCCAGGTGTCCAACGACAATGTGAACTGGACGCCCATCTTCTCCACGACCACCGGTGACGGGCTCAAGGACGTCATCAACGCCACCGGCACCGGCCGCTACGTGCGGATGTACGGCACCCAGCGGAGCAGCGCGTACGGCTACTCGCTGTGGGAGTTCAGTGTCTACGGCACGGGCGGCGCGCCGAACAACCCGCCGGCCCCGCCCGCCGACCCGTCGTTCCCCGCCTCCCGCCTGGTCTTCGAGGACAACTTCAACGACCCGGCCGGCACCAAGCCGAGCACGGCCAAGTGGACGTACGACCCGGGTGTCCCGCAGAACGGCGAGATCCAGTACTACACGCCGAACAGCGAGAACGCGCAGACCGACGGGCAGGGCAGCCTGGTCATCGAGGCCCGCCGGCAGGACTACCAGGGCCGGCAGTACACCTCGGCCCGGATGAACACCGGCGGCAAGTTCAGCGCCCAGTACGGCCGGTTCGAGGCCCGGATCAAGGTGCCGAAGGGCAACGGCCTGTGGCCCGCGTTCTGGATGATGGGCGAGGACTTCCTCAGTGGACGTCCGTGGCCGTACAACGGCGAGATCGACATCATGGAGGTTCTGGGCCGCAACACCAACGAGATGTACACGACGCTGCACGCCCCGGCCTACAACGGTGGCGGCGGCTACGGCCAGAAGAACGCGGCCGGGGTCGACCTGTCGCAGGACTTCCACGTGTACGCGGCCGAGTGGGACAGCAAGGGCATCCGGTTCTTCCTGGACGGCCGGCAGGTCTTCAACGCCGACAAGGCCACCGTGGAGAACACCCGCGGCCCGTGGATCTTCGACCACAAGTTCTACCTGATCCTCAACCTGGCCGTCGGCGGCGACTTCCCCGGCCCGATCGACGCGACCACGCCGTTCCCGTCCCGCATGCTCGTCGACTACGTGCGGGTGTACCAGTGA